The Roseimicrobium gellanilyticum genome contains a region encoding:
- a CDS encoding NirA family protein, with product MSTNLLTPPTRAAATPDDGFSGEQKRYLEGFFAALNAKGISFGDLAPAPAGPAVPAGPNLDDLTKEERIKHDLHPFDAIEQLMLDARWNAKPDPESIFRFKWNGLFWLSPVKDGYMCRLRIPGGVVKSFQLRELAAISRELTSGYIQITTRNNFQIRLIEPKNCPEVLRRIQSVGLHSKGAGADNIRNITMNPCAGYDPMELIDVRPFVNELATHIISSKEFYDLPRKFNIAFDGGGLVSSVEDTNDIGASAVEIGENDQGIEPGVWFRIALGGVTGHQTFASDWGVLVKQDELIKVTLAIVRVFIRDGDRTNRKKARLKYLLEERGFEKFLSDVEELGKFKLLRLPADSPVQLARKFSQQGHTHVGAYPQKQDGLHYIGASVPVGQMTAKQMERIADIADNYGTGEVRLTVWQNFIIPNIPAAYVKTASKALSKLGFPTEQSPLRNGFVACTGNRYCKFAASDTKGHAIAMMDYLDKRVKLDKPVNIHFTGCAHSCAQHFMGDVGLLGTKAKGESGEGYHITVGGGFGENRKVGRQIFSAVPFESLGTTLEGMLKCYLAKREEGETFHTFCNRHTVGQLQELFSNS from the coding sequence ATGTCTACTAATCTCCTCACCCCACCCACCCGCGCTGCCGCTACTCCGGATGACGGATTCTCCGGCGAGCAAAAACGCTATCTCGAAGGCTTCTTCGCTGCGCTCAATGCGAAGGGCATCTCCTTCGGCGACCTCGCTCCTGCACCCGCGGGACCGGCCGTTCCCGCAGGACCGAACCTCGACGACCTCACCAAGGAGGAGCGCATCAAGCACGATCTGCATCCGTTCGATGCCATTGAGCAGCTCATGCTCGATGCACGCTGGAATGCGAAGCCGGACCCGGAGAGCATCTTCCGCTTCAAGTGGAACGGCCTCTTCTGGTTGTCCCCGGTGAAGGACGGCTACATGTGCCGCCTGCGCATCCCCGGTGGCGTGGTGAAGTCCTTCCAACTTCGTGAGCTGGCTGCCATCTCTCGCGAGCTCACCTCGGGCTACATCCAGATCACCACGCGGAACAACTTCCAGATTCGCCTCATCGAGCCGAAGAACTGCCCGGAAGTGCTGCGCCGCATCCAGTCGGTGGGTCTGCACTCCAAGGGGGCTGGCGCGGACAACATTCGCAACATCACGATGAACCCCTGCGCGGGCTATGACCCGATGGAGTTGATTGATGTGCGCCCGTTCGTGAATGAACTCGCGACGCACATCATCTCCAGCAAGGAGTTCTACGACCTGCCGCGCAAGTTCAACATCGCCTTCGACGGTGGTGGCCTGGTCAGCAGCGTGGAAGACACGAATGACATCGGCGCGAGCGCGGTGGAAATCGGAGAGAACGACCAGGGCATCGAGCCCGGCGTGTGGTTCCGCATCGCCCTTGGTGGTGTGACGGGTCACCAGACCTTTGCAAGCGACTGGGGCGTCCTGGTGAAGCAGGATGAACTCATCAAGGTCACCCTCGCCATCGTCCGCGTGTTCATCCGCGACGGCGACCGCACCAATCGCAAGAAGGCACGCCTCAAGTACCTTCTTGAGGAGCGCGGCTTTGAAAAGTTCCTCTCCGATGTGGAAGAGCTTGGAAAGTTCAAGCTGCTGCGCCTCCCGGCAGATTCGCCCGTACAGCTTGCGCGCAAGTTCTCACAGCAAGGCCACACCCATGTGGGGGCCTATCCGCAGAAGCAGGATGGCCTGCACTACATTGGCGCGAGTGTGCCGGTGGGCCAGATGACCGCGAAGCAGATGGAGCGCATCGCGGACATCGCAGACAACTATGGCACCGGTGAGGTGCGTCTCACCGTCTGGCAGAACTTCATCATCCCGAACATCCCTGCTGCGTATGTGAAGACCGCGAGCAAGGCGCTCTCCAAGCTCGGCTTCCCCACGGAGCAGAGCCCGCTGCGCAATGGCTTTGTGGCCTGCACCGGCAATCGCTACTGCAAGTTTGCCGCGAGTGATACCAAGGGGCATGCCATCGCCATGATGGACTACCTCGACAAGCGGGTGAAACTCGACAAGCCGGTGAACATCCACTTCACGGGATGCGCCCACTCCTGCGCCCAGCACTTCATGGGGGATGTGGGATTGCTCGGCACCAAGGCAAAGGGTGAGTCTGGTGAGGGATATCACATCACGGTGGGCGGCGGCTTTGGCGAGAATCGCAAGGTTGGCCGGCAGATCTTCAGCGCAGTGCCGTTCGAATCGCTCGGCACGACGCTCGAGGGGATGCTGAAGTGCTACCTCGCGAAGCGGGAGGAAGGGGAAACCTTCCACACCTTCTGCAATCGCCACACGGTGGGTCAGCTTCAGGAGTTGTTCTCCAATTCATAA
- a CDS encoding MFS transporter: MKISDLKHSGHWPTLVTSFLYFDYSFMVWTLLGVLANQIAAPESLNLTAQQRFFMVSVPILFGGLFRLVLGLLVDRIGAKTTGIIAQLVVMTGLGAAWWFGLKNYEATLAMGVVLGVAGASFAVAIPQAGRWYPPRMQGLVMGLAAAGNIGVVIDSLLAPRLAAAYGWQAVFGFALFPAVVVLAIYIFVSKEAPVQVKPKKVVDYFRMFRDKDVHWFCFFYTVSFGGFVGLAYSLGMYFKDRFGLTPAHAGDLVALCTAIGALGRPIGGGISDRIGGIRSLFIYYTVACIALVLGGFMNSLTFNVVVFFIACGAFGMANGSVFQLLPQRFGKDLGLMTGLVGCGGGLGGFLLANMMGQSREHTGSYLTGLLIFAGLCVFALIGLSLVKTRWRTTWGALTEARI, encoded by the coding sequence ATGAAAATTTCCGACCTCAAGCACTCCGGCCACTGGCCCACGCTCGTCACTTCCTTCCTCTACTTTGACTACAGCTTCATGGTGTGGACGCTCCTCGGCGTCCTTGCCAACCAGATTGCGGCACCGGAATCCCTGAACCTCACTGCCCAGCAGCGGTTCTTCATGGTCTCAGTGCCGATTCTTTTTGGCGGCCTCTTCCGCCTGGTGCTGGGTCTGCTGGTGGATCGCATTGGCGCCAAGACCACGGGCATCATCGCCCAACTCGTAGTGATGACGGGACTGGGTGCAGCGTGGTGGTTTGGCCTGAAGAACTATGAGGCCACCCTCGCCATGGGCGTGGTGCTCGGCGTCGCCGGCGCCAGTTTCGCAGTGGCCATCCCTCAGGCGGGCCGCTGGTATCCCCCGCGCATGCAGGGACTCGTGATGGGACTTGCAGCTGCAGGGAATATCGGTGTGGTGATTGACTCCCTGCTCGCCCCACGCCTGGCGGCGGCCTATGGCTGGCAGGCCGTATTCGGCTTTGCACTCTTCCCTGCGGTGGTGGTGCTCGCAATTTACATCTTCGTTTCCAAAGAGGCCCCTGTGCAGGTGAAGCCCAAGAAGGTCGTGGATTACTTCCGCATGTTCCGGGACAAGGATGTGCACTGGTTCTGCTTCTTCTACACCGTAAGCTTCGGTGGGTTCGTGGGCCTGGCCTACTCGCTGGGCATGTATTTCAAGGATCGCTTCGGACTGACTCCTGCACATGCCGGCGACCTTGTAGCACTCTGCACGGCCATTGGCGCTCTTGGGCGTCCCATTGGAGGCGGCATCTCCGACCGCATTGGTGGCATCCGCTCGTTGTTCATCTACTACACGGTAGCCTGCATTGCCCTGGTACTGGGCGGCTTTATGAACAGTCTCACTTTCAATGTGGTGGTGTTCTTCATCGCCTGCGGTGCATTTGGCATGGCGAATGGTTCCGTCTTCCAGTTGCTCCCGCAGCGCTTCGGCAAAGACCTGGGCCTGATGACTGGCCTGGTCGGCTGCGGTGGCGGTCTGGGGGGCTTCCTCCTTGCGAACATGATGGGCCAAAGCCGTGAACACACCGGCTCCTACCTTACCGGCCTGCTCATCTTCGCAGGCCTCTGCGTCTTCGCCCTCATCGGTCTGAGCCTTGTAAAGACCCGCTGGCGCACCACCTGGGGCGCGCTCACCGAAGCCAGGATCTAA
- a CDS encoding diflavin oxidoreductase, translating to MSSVPLIPESAPFNTEQRAWLNGFLAGLLSRGESMTPGAPVPALQEKPRLLIAFGSQSGNAESLAKRLGKEASSRGFAARVAGLDSVQPSTLTAEQNVLVITSTWGEGDMPDNAESFWSGINQNGSSPTLGGLKYSVLALGDKNYGDTFCLAGRKLDERFAELGATRIHPRVDCDVDFDEPAKLWSEGVWKVLNESPATTTTAPAPAIAEVSIAAPAAEATGVAAYSKKNPFPAPLVTNLKLNGANSAKDTRHIAFSLEGSGLVYETGDALGVIPQNCPEVVAGIIATYELDPAALVPLPDGGEAPLQEALQKYYEVRNFLGRKPPQAVSAAEFVGSLRKLQPRLYSIASSQKAHPNEVHLCVGSVRYEQDGIAHGGVCSTFLADRLPLGEPTGVFVHTAKHFRVPANPDMPMIMVGPGTGIAPFRAFLEEREATGAKGKNWLFFGDQKRKHDFLYDEQIHQWLKDGHLTRLDTAFSRDQAEKVYVQDRMMQAASELWQWLEEGAHFYVCGDASRMAKDVDAALHMLIQQQGHKSADEATAYVADLKKTKRYARDVY from the coding sequence ATGTCCTCAGTACCGCTCATTCCCGAATCCGCCCCCTTCAACACGGAACAACGTGCCTGGTTGAACGGATTCCTGGCCGGACTTCTGAGCCGGGGAGAATCCATGACGCCTGGAGCGCCTGTGCCAGCCCTTCAGGAAAAGCCACGCCTGCTGATCGCCTTCGGCAGCCAGAGTGGCAATGCAGAATCCTTGGCCAAACGGCTGGGCAAGGAAGCATCGAGCCGGGGCTTTGCAGCGCGAGTTGCGGGCCTCGACTCGGTGCAACCTTCCACACTCACTGCGGAACAGAATGTCCTCGTCATCACCAGCACCTGGGGTGAGGGAGACATGCCGGACAATGCCGAGTCCTTCTGGAGCGGCATCAATCAAAACGGTTCGTCGCCGACCCTTGGCGGCCTGAAGTACTCCGTGCTCGCCCTCGGCGACAAGAACTACGGCGATACCTTCTGCCTCGCGGGACGGAAGCTCGATGAGCGTTTCGCGGAACTCGGTGCCACACGCATTCATCCGCGCGTCGATTGCGATGTCGACTTTGATGAGCCAGCAAAGCTGTGGAGTGAAGGCGTGTGGAAAGTGCTGAACGAATCCCCTGCGACCACCACGACAGCACCTGCTCCCGCGATTGCCGAGGTCAGCATTGCTGCGCCAGCCGCAGAAGCGACGGGTGTCGCCGCCTACTCGAAGAAGAATCCCTTCCCCGCTCCACTCGTCACCAATCTCAAGCTGAATGGCGCCAACTCCGCGAAGGACACCCGCCACATCGCCTTCTCGCTCGAAGGAAGCGGACTCGTGTATGAAACGGGTGATGCGCTGGGTGTGATTCCCCAGAACTGCCCCGAGGTCGTTGCCGGCATCATTGCTACCTATGAGCTCGACCCTGCCGCCCTCGTGCCGCTACCTGACGGAGGTGAAGCCCCGCTGCAGGAAGCGCTGCAGAAGTACTACGAAGTGCGCAACTTTCTGGGTCGCAAGCCGCCCCAGGCTGTGAGCGCAGCGGAGTTCGTCGGATCGCTGCGCAAGTTGCAGCCCCGGTTGTATTCCATCGCCTCCAGCCAGAAGGCTCACCCGAATGAAGTGCACCTCTGCGTGGGCTCCGTGCGCTATGAGCAGGACGGCATCGCCCACGGCGGTGTGTGCTCCACCTTCCTCGCGGACCGCCTTCCTCTCGGGGAACCGACGGGCGTGTTCGTTCATACGGCCAAGCACTTCCGCGTGCCTGCCAATCCTGACATGCCTATGATCATGGTGGGCCCGGGAACGGGCATCGCCCCCTTCCGCGCCTTCCTGGAAGAGCGTGAGGCCACCGGAGCTAAGGGCAAGAACTGGCTCTTCTTCGGTGACCAGAAGCGGAAGCATGATTTCCTGTACGATGAACAGATACACCAGTGGCTGAAGGACGGGCACCTCACCCGCCTCGACACGGCCTTCTCACGCGACCAGGCGGAGAAAGTCTATGTGCAGGACCGCATGATGCAGGCCGCCTCGGAACTCTGGCAGTGGCTGGAGGAAGGTGCGCACTTCTACGTCTGCGGTGACGCCTCCCGCATGGCGAAAGACGTGGATGCCGCGCTGCACATGCTCATCCAGCAGCAGGGCCACAAGTCCGCCGATGAAGCCACCGCATACGTGGCAGACCTCAAGAAAACCAAACGGTACGCTCGCGATGTCTACTAA
- a CDS encoding alginate export family protein, translated as MKQSLILPVLTLAASAALAGTPVPDKNAKAVIPPQPEKKVVTFDFQERLRFEFRENNFDFNDGIDSVTDDSWLLQRARVGVKVQPTDFLTFYVQGQSSLELDSDRPNVPGALGAEGDDAIDLRQAYIAIGPKEFNVTIGRQILSYGDERLIGGFDWNNFGRTFDAVKVHYAPTKDWFLDVFASSVVVVDKDEFNQSDLFDGNDTGRNQVFYGAYFSTAALCPLGSTTDFYALGLHEEYTVGDTDFATLGTRVKADITKTGGWDYETEMAVQFGDVKSKDLTAFAGHWGAGYVWTKAAWKPRLFVEYNFATGDSNAADGDVETFQNLFPTNHKFYGYMDAFSWQNIHNPAISFSVNPIKTVKLQLDYHAFWLADTADAWYRANGVTAVRPINKAADNFVGTELDFTATWKATKQLSFLVGYSHFFAGDYLKQTGSKASDDADFAYVQATFDF; from the coding sequence ATGAAGCAATCGCTCATCCTGCCAGTACTCACCCTTGCTGCTTCGGCGGCTCTTGCCGGGACTCCCGTTCCGGACAAGAACGCCAAGGCGGTGATCCCTCCCCAACCTGAGAAGAAGGTTGTCACCTTCGATTTCCAGGAGCGTCTGCGTTTCGAGTTTCGCGAGAACAACTTCGACTTCAATGACGGAATCGACTCCGTCACAGACGATTCGTGGCTGCTCCAGCGTGCCCGCGTGGGCGTCAAGGTGCAACCCACGGACTTCCTGACCTTCTACGTGCAAGGCCAGAGCTCCCTGGAGCTTGACTCTGATCGTCCGAATGTCCCCGGCGCTCTGGGCGCGGAAGGTGATGACGCCATCGACCTTCGTCAGGCTTACATCGCCATCGGCCCGAAGGAGTTCAATGTCACCATCGGTCGCCAGATTCTCAGCTACGGAGATGAACGCCTCATCGGTGGCTTCGACTGGAACAACTTCGGACGCACGTTCGATGCGGTGAAGGTGCACTATGCCCCTACCAAGGACTGGTTCCTCGATGTCTTTGCCTCCAGCGTGGTCGTGGTGGACAAGGACGAATTCAACCAGAGCGACCTGTTCGATGGCAATGATACCGGACGCAACCAGGTCTTCTACGGCGCCTACTTCAGCACCGCGGCCCTGTGCCCGCTGGGGTCCACCACGGACTTCTACGCACTTGGACTGCATGAAGAGTACACCGTGGGTGATACCGATTTCGCCACCCTTGGCACCCGCGTAAAAGCGGACATCACCAAGACGGGCGGTTGGGATTACGAAACGGAAATGGCCGTGCAGTTCGGTGATGTGAAGAGCAAGGATCTCACCGCCTTCGCGGGTCACTGGGGTGCTGGCTATGTGTGGACCAAGGCTGCCTGGAAGCCGCGTCTCTTTGTGGAGTACAACTTCGCCACCGGCGACAGCAATGCCGCGGACGGCGATGTGGAGACCTTCCAGAACCTGTTCCCCACGAACCACAAGTTCTACGGTTACATGGACGCCTTCTCCTGGCAGAACATCCACAACCCGGCCATCAGCTTCAGCGTGAATCCCATCAAAACGGTGAAACTGCAGCTCGACTACCATGCCTTCTGGCTGGCAGACACGGCGGATGCCTGGTACCGCGCCAACGGCGTGACCGCCGTGCGCCCCATCAACAAGGCCGCCGACAACTTCGTCGGAACCGAACTCGACTTCACCGCGACCTGGAAGGCCACGAAGCAGCTCAGCTTCCTGGTGGGCTACAGCCACTTCTTCGCAGGCGACTATCTGAAGCAGACTGGCAGCAAAGCCAGCGACGACGCCGACTTCGCCTACGTACAGGCGACCTTCGACTTCTAA
- a CDS encoding bifunctional protein-serine/threonine kinase/phosphatase, with protein MKLRSTTHGIAREEGTPSSDAFGVRTWGETVMAVLADGAGMGEPAREAAQRAVRSLLENYEARPRTWSPQRALTEFTQLLNRTLYQESLARFDRPEMVSTLAATVIEGDRLYGVNIGDSRVCLARNGTLEVLSEDHVEADRTHVLTRALGMAPDVEPHVFERTLQNGDITLLCSDGVSNHLSTDELAGELAASGTARGIVKAAHKCASEETMDDMSAIVLDVAQTGRLRAMSERDLSIPASLRKGEVIDGYELVRSFQDSDRVWLAEKNGQRVVLKFAPLEAADSEAHLNAFVRETWNATRLDSENIISAHEPAGQTARYYVMEFVDAPSLSKVLQDRRLSVDSAIGLGRFLGEAGSTLLRRDLVHGDIKPENILCVGDYAKLSFKLLDLGSAAEVFSVTSRAGTASYLAPERFHGAPISERTEIFAMGVTLYQSLTQAFPFGRIERFQTPAFHAAKRPTKLNPNIPPWLEAVILRAVARNPQRRYQHYSEFIYDLAHPEKVEPFFEDDAPLLERNPLGFYKAGFYILLLLTLWLLMQLLTRP; from the coding sequence GTGAAGCTTCGCTCCACCACCCATGGCATCGCCCGCGAGGAAGGCACCCCTTCCTCCGATGCCTTTGGAGTGCGTACCTGGGGAGAGACCGTGATGGCAGTGCTGGCCGATGGCGCCGGCATGGGCGAGCCCGCGCGTGAGGCAGCGCAGCGCGCGGTGCGCTCCCTGCTGGAAAACTATGAGGCACGCCCGCGCACCTGGTCCCCCCAGCGAGCGCTGACGGAATTCACCCAACTGCTGAATCGCACCCTCTACCAAGAGTCGCTCGCTCGCTTTGACAGGCCAGAGATGGTCTCCACGCTCGCGGCCACAGTCATCGAAGGAGACCGCCTCTACGGCGTGAACATCGGTGATTCGCGGGTGTGCCTTGCGCGGAATGGCACGCTCGAAGTCCTCTCTGAGGATCATGTGGAGGCCGATCGTACCCATGTTCTCACACGAGCACTTGGGATGGCGCCAGACGTGGAGCCACATGTCTTCGAGCGCACCCTGCAGAATGGTGACATCACGCTGCTCTGCTCCGATGGGGTCTCAAACCACCTCTCCACCGATGAGCTGGCCGGAGAACTCGCAGCAAGCGGCACGGCGCGAGGCATCGTGAAGGCAGCCCACAAGTGTGCCTCCGAAGAGACCATGGATGACATGAGCGCCATTGTCCTCGATGTTGCCCAGACCGGACGACTTCGTGCCATGAGCGAGCGTGACCTCTCCATTCCCGCCTCCTTGCGCAAGGGCGAGGTCATTGATGGCTACGAACTCGTCCGCTCCTTCCAGGACAGTGATCGTGTCTGGCTCGCCGAAAAGAATGGCCAGCGAGTGGTACTCAAGTTCGCACCACTCGAAGCAGCCGACAGTGAAGCGCACCTCAACGCCTTCGTCCGCGAAACGTGGAATGCCACACGACTGGACTCAGAGAACATCATCTCCGCTCACGAGCCCGCCGGACAGACGGCACGGTACTACGTCATGGAGTTTGTGGATGCGCCGAGCCTTTCCAAAGTGTTGCAGGATCGCCGGCTCTCCGTGGACTCCGCCATCGGTTTGGGACGTTTCCTTGGCGAAGCCGGAAGCACGCTTCTGCGCCGTGATCTCGTGCATGGCGACATCAAGCCCGAGAACATCCTCTGTGTGGGTGACTACGCGAAGCTCAGCTTCAAGCTTCTGGACCTCGGCAGTGCCGCAGAAGTCTTCTCAGTAACGTCGCGGGCTGGCACAGCGAGCTACCTCGCCCCTGAGCGCTTTCACGGTGCCCCCATCAGCGAGCGCACGGAGATCTTCGCCATGGGTGTCACGCTCTACCAGTCGCTCACCCAGGCGTTTCCATTCGGACGCATCGAACGGTTCCAGACACCTGCGTTTCACGCGGCAAAGCGCCCCACCAAGCTCAATCCCAACATTCCACCATGGCTTGAAGCCGTCATCCTTCGGGCCGTCGCCCGCAATCCCCAGCGCCGCTATCAGCACTACTCGGAATTCATCTACGACTTGGCCCACCCGGAAAAGGTGGAGCCCTTCTTCGAAGACGATGCTCCGCTTCTGGAACGCAATCCCCTCGGCTTCTACAAAGCTGGCTTCTACATACTACTTCTGCTCACGCTCTGGCTGCTGATGCAATTGCTAACGCGGCCCTGA